One window of bacterium genomic DNA carries:
- a CDS encoding carboxypeptidase regulatory-like domain-containing protein, producing the protein MPMPSSRTACLAACLALAAAAPAAAGDLHPTSLPQGLLAQTDSVIIAWSEALRCQLELGPAPDALSPLAGAAGGPGRLAFVPAALGLGAGVWAARLVSLDGESSSLPFTLIVESATAPNLIAPGNGSELEPGGVQLRWEPVLGVPYYHVLFSDQEILIEENAEGDPVIVGASLIWQAITPSTAIAYGAADPSGVFTAPNGNAPPLVAGPEYNWLVLNNYGNNPALTSTRQAGVAAFRIALRAGLAAPELLAPAAGDSLAAPALEFAWTVATGASHYQFTLTRIVDEDGNEGAVSVFEQVTSQTQLSLPAADLLVDSRYRWKVYALDATGQGAASSPREFHYRVAMGQVTLYTQDGHGQPLPYVQVVLTPLGGGGSALPVITGSSGGWEEELVAGAYRVEASKGGHETASAEFSLDANGTCERVLVLPASPATLAGGVRDTAGQPFAHAQVRARNLQTGELRLATSTAGGAFSLGVTPGQWGLRATAAGYQSADSLLLSAQAGAYQTLPAPLHLAPSACSLAGSVRNTGGQPILAATVTVAGAEGSQSALTGADGNFQFNLAAGSWTLTASKPGYVPPAPRPISLAPGQQLSLAPPLGLDAQAAILSGYTRGAAGVVGGALVTATPASGLPRAVTANAQGAWLLSLPAGTWTLTASKAGYSGAAPLQLTLAAGAEQSGLALLLVADPCAVSGQVTDGTQPLAGATVSAGAATATSAWDGGFSLTLAAGEHRLEAFRTGYTSAAVLLSLALGQTVNGVALALTPGAATVSGRVLAEGAPVAGALLQLAGPAFTAERTSGAAGDFAISAPPGAYTLSASKSCFIAGAPLALTLAAGQTLPGQDLLLTPAGARLAGRVVVAGSGAALGGALLAAASAQGDFTTSSAADGSWALLLPGGQNWALSALKSGHATATAQTPLLADGSAWSGDFALSPQAAALGGCVRDESGLALAGLRIALRPSAGDSLQCLTDAAGRYAFACATGPATLSVGAPGYAPYSSALALPDGASSLDIVLDARFARLAGSIRDGEGAPLAGVLLTVSGAASGSALSDATGAFLLPRLLAGASTLSASKLGYAPLSQSLALAEEEDAALSLALERLLGTLAGRVLDSAGAGLGGASLQLRAGAALVAQTLSAANGDFALGGLDPLAPLDLYLSLAGHSVLGGNPLRDLLPGGEPLLLRLVPDDGRLRGSLTSATDGAPVAGALVSAVDGAGVYAETRSDAGGAFAIGALPRASLYTLHADGPGWAALSVAGLAPDGAPLALSLEPAGATVYGSLVADTPGSGRLPLGSALQAIPAEGGPLRALALSALGEYSLEALPPGDFLLVCRVDGCLTLPRQQSVRVDEGQVLGPYDFELVPTPLASLAISGLEELEGGQSAIYQGAQRAADGESLDYPLIWSLEPPGAGTFDTASGRFAARADFLGTATLRARHAASGLGAARAVTVGARLTPQTARALDDGAGLRLRVPAGALGQATRIGLRRETPTPLKRRAGSYRVEGELYRFLPSGLAFADSAQPTLTLPVPNPLFNERLALGWWDPSGLAWTALPGTKGTQGLSRALAHFSDYALLVANAPLGVGEARLSANPFSPALAPLELRFTVSSQTMAAPLVDVEVFNLLGDPVCRLLRRQALAVGVEHRLAWDGLTQAGELARNGRYLLRIRVEDGGEAAERILQVVLVK; encoded by the coding sequence ATGCCCATGCCCAGCTCGCGCACCGCCTGCCTCGCCGCCTGCCTCGCGCTCGCGGCCGCCGCGCCCGCCGCAGCCGGCGACCTCCACCCGACGAGCCTGCCCCAGGGTCTCCTCGCGCAGACCGACAGCGTGATCATCGCCTGGTCCGAAGCCCTGCGCTGCCAGCTGGAGCTGGGACCCGCGCCGGATGCCCTGTCGCCCCTGGCCGGCGCGGCTGGCGGTCCGGGGCGCCTGGCCTTCGTGCCCGCGGCCCTCGGTCTGGGCGCGGGTGTCTGGGCCGCGCGCCTGGTCAGCCTCGACGGCGAGAGCAGCAGCCTGCCCTTCACGCTCATCGTCGAGTCCGCGACGGCGCCCAACCTGATCGCCCCGGGCAACGGCAGCGAGCTCGAGCCCGGGGGCGTCCAGCTGCGCTGGGAGCCCGTGCTCGGCGTTCCTTACTATCACGTGCTCTTCAGCGACCAGGAGATCCTCATCGAGGAGAACGCCGAGGGCGACCCGGTGATCGTCGGCGCCTCCTTGATCTGGCAGGCGATCACCCCGAGCACCGCCATCGCCTACGGCGCCGCCGATCCCAGCGGCGTCTTCACGGCCCCGAATGGCAATGCGCCGCCCCTGGTCGCCGGACCCGAGTACAACTGGCTCGTCCTCAACAACTACGGCAACAACCCGGCCCTGACGAGCACCCGCCAGGCCGGGGTGGCGGCCTTCCGCATCGCGCTGCGCGCCGGTCTCGCGGCGCCGGAGCTGCTCGCGCCGGCGGCCGGCGACAGCCTCGCCGCCCCGGCCCTCGAGTTCGCCTGGACTGTCGCAACGGGCGCGTCGCACTACCAGTTCACCCTCACCCGCATCGTCGACGAAGACGGCAACGAGGGCGCGGTGAGCGTCTTCGAACAGGTGACGAGCCAGACCCAGCTCAGCCTGCCGGCCGCCGATCTCCTCGTCGACTCGCGCTACCGCTGGAAGGTCTACGCGCTCGACGCCACGGGCCAGGGCGCCGCGAGCAGCCCGCGCGAGTTCCACTACCGCGTCGCCATGGGTCAGGTGACGCTCTACACGCAGGACGGCCACGGCCAGCCCCTCCCCTACGTGCAGGTCGTCCTCACCCCGCTGGGCGGCGGCGGCAGCGCGCTGCCGGTGATCACCGGCAGCAGCGGCGGCTGGGAGGAGGAGCTCGTCGCCGGGGCCTACCGCGTCGAGGCCAGCAAGGGCGGCCACGAGACCGCCAGCGCCGAGTTCTCCCTCGACGCGAACGGCACCTGCGAGCGGGTGCTCGTGCTGCCCGCGAGCCCGGCCACCCTGGCCGGCGGCGTGCGCGACACTGCCGGCCAGCCCTTCGCCCATGCCCAGGTTCGCGCGCGCAACCTGCAGACGGGCGAGCTGCGCCTGGCCACGAGCACGGCCGGTGGCGCCTTCTCGCTCGGCGTGACCCCCGGCCAGTGGGGCCTGCGCGCCACCGCCGCGGGCTACCAGAGCGCCGACAGCCTGCTCCTCAGCGCGCAGGCCGGCGCCTACCAGACGCTGCCGGCGCCGCTGCACCTCGCCCCCAGTGCCTGCTCGCTCGCCGGCAGCGTGCGGAACACCGGCGGCCAGCCGATCCTCGCTGCCACGGTGACCGTCGCCGGCGCGGAGGGGAGCCAGAGCGCGCTCACGGGCGCCGACGGCAACTTCCAGTTCAACCTCGCTGCCGGCAGCTGGACGCTGACGGCGAGCAAGCCCGGCTACGTTCCGCCGGCGCCGCGCCCGATCAGCCTCGCGCCTGGCCAGCAGCTGAGCCTCGCGCCCCCGCTCGGCCTGGACGCCCAGGCGGCCATCCTCAGCGGCTACACGCGCGGGGCCGCGGGTGTCGTCGGCGGCGCGCTCGTCACGGCAACGCCGGCGAGCGGACTGCCGCGGGCCGTCACCGCGAACGCGCAGGGCGCCTGGCTGCTCAGCCTGCCGGCTGGTACCTGGACGCTGACGGCAAGCAAGGCCGGCTACAGCGGCGCCGCGCCCCTGCAGCTCACCCTCGCCGCCGGCGCGGAGCAGAGCGGCCTCGCCCTTCTGCTGGTCGCCGATCCCTGCGCCGTCAGCGGCCAGGTCACGGACGGGACCCAGCCGCTGGCGGGGGCCACGGTCAGCGCCGGGGCGGCCACCGCCACCAGTGCCTGGGACGGCGGCTTCAGCCTCACCCTCGCTGCTGGGGAACACCGGCTCGAGGCCTTCCGCACGGGCTACACGAGCGCGGCGGTGCTCCTGAGCCTGGCGTTGGGGCAGACCGTGAACGGGGTTGCGCTCGCCCTCACGCCCGGCGCCGCCACGGTGAGTGGCCGCGTGTTGGCGGAGGGAGCGCCGGTGGCCGGGGCCCTGCTGCAGCTCGCGGGCCCGGCGTTCACCGCCGAGCGCACGAGCGGCGCCGCTGGCGACTTCGCGATCAGCGCTCCGCCGGGCGCCTACACCCTCAGTGCGAGCAAGAGCTGCTTCATCGCCGGCGCGCCCCTCGCCCTCACGCTGGCCGCCGGGCAGACCCTGCCGGGACAGGACCTCCTCCTCACGCCCGCCGGGGCGCGGCTCGCCGGACGCGTGGTGGTCGCGGGCAGCGGCGCCGCACTCGGCGGCGCGCTGCTGGCGGCCGCCTCCGCCCAGGGCGACTTCACGACCAGCAGCGCGGCCGACGGCAGCTGGGCCCTGCTCCTGCCGGGCGGCCAGAACTGGGCGCTGAGCGCGCTGAAGAGCGGGCACGCCACCGCCACCGCGCAGACTCCCTTGCTCGCCGATGGCAGCGCCTGGAGCGGCGACTTCGCGCTCAGCCCCCAGGCCGCAGCGCTTGGCGGCTGCGTGCGCGACGAGAGCGGCCTCGCCCTGGCGGGGCTGCGCATCGCGCTGCGGCCGAGCGCAGGCGACAGCCTGCAGTGCCTGACGGACGCCGCCGGCCGGTATGCCTTCGCCTGCGCGACGGGCCCGGCGACCCTCAGCGTCGGCGCCCCGGGCTACGCGCCCTACAGCAGCGCGCTCGCCCTGCCGGACGGCGCGAGCAGCCTGGACATCGTCCTCGACGCGCGCTTCGCGCGCCTCGCCGGCAGCATCCGGGATGGCGAAGGCGCGCCGCTGGCCGGGGTCCTCCTCACGGTGAGCGGCGCCGCGAGCGGGTCGGCGCTCAGCGACGCGACTGGCGCCTTCCTGCTGCCGCGTCTCCTGGCCGGCGCCTCGACCCTCAGCGCCAGCAAGCTCGGGTACGCGCCGCTCAGCCAGAGCCTCGCGCTCGCCGAGGAAGAGGACGCTGCGCTGTCCCTTGCCCTCGAGCGCCTGCTCGGCACGCTCGCGGGGCGCGTGCTCGATTCCGCGGGCGCCGGCCTGGGCGGCGCCAGCCTGCAGCTCCGGGCGGGCGCGGCGCTCGTCGCCCAGACGCTCAGCGCGGCGAACGGCGACTTCGCGCTCGGCGGCCTGGACCCGCTCGCGCCGCTGGATCTCTATCTCAGCCTGGCCGGCCACTCCGTCCTCGGCGGCAACCCGCTGCGAGACCTCCTGCCGGGGGGCGAGCCGCTCCTGCTGCGGCTCGTCCCGGACGATGGCCGGCTGCGCGGCAGCCTGACCAGCGCGACTGACGGCGCGCCCGTCGCCGGCGCCCTCGTGAGCGCGGTCGACGGCGCCGGGGTCTACGCCGAAACGCGCAGCGATGCCGGGGGCGCCTTTGCGATCGGCGCCCTGCCGCGCGCTTCGCTCTACACCCTGCACGCCGACGGGCCCGGCTGGGCGGCACTCAGCGTCGCCGGCCTCGCGCCCGACGGCGCGCCGCTCGCCCTCAGCCTCGAGCCGGCCGGCGCGACCGTCTACGGCAGCCTCGTCGCCGACACTCCGGGCAGCGGCCGGCTGCCGCTCGGCAGCGCGCTGCAGGCCATCCCCGCCGAGGGCGGTCCCCTGCGCGCGCTCGCGCTGAGCGCCCTGGGCGAGTACAGCCTCGAGGCGCTGCCGCCCGGAGACTTCCTGCTGGTCTGCCGCGTCGACGGCTGCCTGACGCTCCCGCGCCAGCAGAGCGTGCGCGTCGACGAAGGCCAGGTGCTCGGTCCCTATGACTTCGAGTTGGTGCCGACTCCGCTCGCGAGCCTCGCGATCAGCGGCCTCGAGGAGCTCGAGGGCGGCCAGAGCGCGATCTACCAGGGCGCGCAGCGGGCTGCCGACGGCGAGTCGCTGGACTACCCGCTCATCTGGAGCCTGGAGCCGCCTGGCGCCGGCACCTTCGATACGGCCAGCGGCCGTTTCGCGGCGCGCGCCGACTTCCTGGGCACCGCCACGCTGCGCGCTCGGCATGCGGCCAGCGGTCTCGGGGCCGCACGCGCGGTCACCGTCGGCGCCCGCCTGACACCGCAGACGGCGCGCGCGCTGGACGACGGCGCCGGCCTGCGCCTGCGCGTGCCTGCGGGCGCTCTCGGCCAGGCGACCCGCATCGGCCTGCGGCGCGAGACGCCGACGCCGCTCAAGCGGCGCGCCGGGAGCTATCGTGTTGAGGGCGAGCTCTACCGCTTCCTCCCCAGCGGGCTCGCGTTCGCGGACAGCGCGCAGCCGACTCTAACGCTGCCCGTTCCCAATCCGCTGTTCAACGAGCGCCTCGCGCTGGGCTGGTGGGACCCGAGCGGCCTCGCGTGGACGGCGCTGCCGGGCACGAAGGGCACCCAGGGGCTCAGCCGCGCGCTGGCGCACTTCTCCGATTACGCTCTGCTCGTCGCCAACGCGCCCCTCGGGGTCGGCGAGGCTCGACTCTCCGCGAATCCCTTCAGTCCGGCCCTCGCTCCCCTCGAGCTGCGCTTCACGGTGAGCAGCCAAACGATGGCCGCACCCCTCGTCGACGTGGAGGTCTTCAACCTGCTCGGCGACCCCGTGTGCCGACTCCTGCGCAGGCAGGCCCTGGCCGTCGGCGTCGAGCACAGGCTCGCTTGGGACGGCCTCACACAGGCCGGCGAGCTGGCCCGGAACGGCCGCTACCTGCTGCGCATCCGCGTCGAGGACGGCGGCGAGGCAGCCGAGCGCATCCTGCAGGTCGTCCTGGTGAAATGA